DNA from Roseomonas gilardii subsp. gilardii:
CGGAATCGGCGCGCAGCCGGGCGGCCGCATGGGCTTCCTGCGCCGCGACGCGGGCGGTCTCGGCGGCCTCCAGCGCGGCATCGGCGGCGGCCCGTGCCGCCTCGGCCTCGGCGAGCCTCGTCTCCGCGGCGGGCAGCGCCTCGGGCGGCGGGATGGCTGCCTCGGCCTCGCCGCGTTCGGATTCCAGCCGCGCCAGCGCCCCGGCGGCGCGGTTGGCGCGGGCCTCGGCGGCCTCGCGGGCGGCGCGGCGATGCGCCTCGTCCGCCGCCGCCGCCGATGCCTCCTCGGCGGCGCGCTCGGCGGCGCGGCTGGCCTCGTCCAGCGCGGTGCGGGCCGCCTGGGCCTCCGCCTCGGCCTCGGCCAGCCGGGCAGGCATCGCTTCGGCCTCGGCCGCGAGCCCGGCCTCCTCACCGCCCAGCCGGGCCAGCGCCTCGTCGGCGGCGCGGGCGGCGATGGCGGCGCGTTCCAGATCCTCCTGCACCTGCCGCAGCCGCGCCTCGGCGGCTTCCAGCGCAGCGCGGGCACGGGCCTCCTCGGCGGAAAGCCCCTCGGCCTCCACCCGGCGGCGCTCCAGCAGCGTGCGGGCCAGGACCTCGGCCTCGCGCGGCGCGGGCAGGGCGTTGGTGGCGGTATGGGCGGCCACGGCGGCGCGCGCCGCCTCCGCCTCGGCCGCCTGCAAGGCCGCCTGGGCCTGGGCGCGCCGGGTGCGGGCCTCGTGCAGCCCGGCCTCGCCGCGCCCGGCCAGGATGGCGAGCCATTCGGCCTCCGCCTCCCGCGTCAGGCCGGACAGGTTGCGGTAGCGGGCCGCCTGCTTCGCCTGCTTGCGCAGCCCCTCGCGCTGGCGCTCCAACTGGGCGCGCAGGTCCTCGGCGCGGGACAGGTTTCCTTCCGCCTGCCGCAGCTTCAGCTCCGCCTCGTGGCGCCGGGCGCGCAGCCCGGCGATGCCGGCGGCCTCCTCCAGCACCTGGCGGCGATCCTCCGGCTTGGCGCCGATCAGCGCGGCGACCTTGCCCTGGCTGACCATGCCGGAGGCGCGGGAGCCGGTGCCGAGATCGGCGAACATCGTCGCCACGTCGCGCCCGCGCACCTCGCGCCCGTTGATGCGATAGCCCGTGCCCTCGCCGCGCTCGATGCGGCGGACGATCTCCAGCTCCGTTACCTCGGCATTCGGCGGCGGAGCAAGGCCGGCGGCATCCTCCAGCCAGAGCGCGACCTCGGCATGGGAACGGGCGGCACGGGTGCTGGTGCCGGCGAAGACCACGTCGTCCATCCCGGCGCCGCGCATGGCCCGGGCATTGGACTCGCCCATGGCCCAGCGCAGCGCCTCCACGACATTGGACTTGCCGCAGCCGTTCGGGCCGACGATCCCGGTCAGGCCGGGCAGGACCTCGACCGTCTGCGCCTCGGCGAAGGATTTGAAGCCGGCGATGCGCAGGCGGGTGAGCGTGGCGGAGCGCAGGCCGCGCTCCGTGGTCCCGCTGTCCCGGGAAGAGGCGCGGGCGGTGCCGCCCTCCTCCCCGTCACCCCCTTCATCGCCGGGCAGGTCGCGCGGCGGAATGGAGTCCATCTAGAAAACGATCCTCAAGCGATCCTCTGCCAATCCTTGCCCCCTCGGTGTGTCAGCCGGGCGTGGCCTGCTTCACCAGTTCGGCGAAGCGCTCGAAGGGGATCTCGCCCGGCACGGACTTGCCGTTGAAGACGAAGGTCGGCGTGCTGTTGACGTTGAACTCGTTCTCGCCCTGCTGCCGCATCTCCATGATGGCGCGCTGCAGGTTCCGGTCGTTCACGGCGGCGTCGAAATCGGCGCGCGACATGCCGGCCAGCGCGGCGATCTTCGCCACCTCGCCCAGATTGTCGATGCCGCGCGCGAAGGCCCAGCGGTCCTGGTTGGCGAAGAGGGCGCTGACGAAGCCCTCGTAGCGGTCCACCGGCAGGGCGCGGGCGGCGCAGGCCGCCGCCAGGGCGAGCTGGTCCAGAGGGAAGTCGCGCCACACCATGCGGGCCTTGCCGGGCTCCACCAGGCCGGACTTCACCTTCGGCCAGACCTCGTTGTGGAAGCGGGCGCAATGCGGGCAGGTGAGGGAGAAGTACTCCAGTACCGTCACCGGGGCATCGGGCTTGCCCGCACCGCGCTCGGCCATGCGGGGGTCCGGTGCAGCCGGGGCCGGGGCGGCGGGAGTCTGGGTCGGTGTCTGGGCTGATGTCTGGGCCTGGGCCGGGCGGAGCGCCAGCAGGGCCGGGGCGCCGAGGGCGGTGGCCGCGAGCATGCCGCGTCGGGAAATCGTCATGATGGATCGCTCCGCTTGCCGTCAGCGCTTCCGATAAACGCCCTGGGCCATTCTTTCCAGCGCCGCCCGGAGATCCGGATCCTGCACCCCGGCCAGGCGCTCGGCCAGATCCCCCGGCAGGGTGGCAGGGTCGCGCGGGGCGGCGGGGCGGGCCGCCCGGCCCGCCGGGGCCTGCTGCACGAAGCGCAGCGCCTCCACGGCGATGCTGCCCAGGCTGGTATTGATGCGGGCCATGAGCTGCGGGCCGAGATGCTGCAGCTCCATGGCCATGGGGCCGGAACAGGCGATGGTCAGCGTGCCGCGCGTGAGGCGCAGCGGCTGCGTCACGGCGGCGAGCTGCGGGCCGACGATGGCCGCCCAGTCCGAGATCAGGCTGGCCCCGGCGGGGCTGCGGCGGCGGAAGACCGGGCGGGTGATGGGCGGCAGGACGATTCCCAGGGGGCGCAGCCCGGCCTCCGGCCGGCGCGGCGCGAAGGGGCGGGCCGCCGGCCCGGCACCCCGCTGGGGCACCTCCCCCCGGGCCACCTCTCCCCGGGGAACGGCGGCGCGCACCGGGGCCGCGCCCGGTTCCGCCTTTCCGGCTCCCAGCCCCGGTCCCTGCCCCGTTCCCTGGCCTGTTCCCTGGCCCACACCCTGCGAGCGGCGTCCCGTGCCCGGCCGGGCGGCCGGCTTCGCCCCATCGGGGCTTGATCGGCGGCCTGTCCCGCCCTCCTTTGCCACCCGATGCATCCCCCTGCCCCCGACATCCTCGACTGGTACGATCGCCACCGGCGCAGCCTGCCCTGGCGTGGCGAGCGCGATCCATACCGCATCTGGCTCTCGGAGGTGATGCTGCAGCAGACCACCGTGGCCGCGGTCGGCCCGCGCTACGCCCGTTTCCTCGCCCGCTTCCCCGATGTCGAGGCCCTGGCGGCGGCGCCCTGGGAGGCCGTGGCGGCGGAATGGGCCGGGCTCGGCTACTATGCCCGGGCGCGCAACCTGCATGCCGCCGCCCAGGCCGTGGCGGCGCGCGGCGGCTTTCCGGAAACCGAATCCGGCCTGCGGGCCCTGCCCGGCATCGGCGCCTATACCTCGGCCGCCGTCGCCGCCATCGCCTTCGGCCGCCCCACCGTGCCGGTGGACGGCAATGTGGAGCGGGTGGTGGCCCGGCTCTTTGACATCCGTGATCCGCTGCCGGCCGCGCGGCCCCGCCTCGCCCAACTGGCCCGCGCCTTCATGGAACAGCCCGCGGCCCGGGCCCGGCCGGGGGATTTCGCCCAGGCGCTGTTCGACCTCGGCGCCACGATCTGCACCCCGCGCCGCCCGGCCTGCGCCCTGTGTCCCTGGCGCGGCCACTGCGCCGCCCAGGCCGCCGGGGTGCAGGACAACCTGCCGGTCAAGGCGCCGAAACCAGTGCGGGGGCTGCGCCACGGCATGCATTTCCTGCTGCGCGACGGCAGTGGCCGGCTGCTGCTGCGGCATCGCCCGCCGCAGGGGCTGCTGGGCGGCATGCCCGAGATCCCCGGCACGCCCTGGCGCGAGGGCGCGGCCTGGAGCGAGGCGGAGGCCCTGGCCCATGCGCCGCTCCCCGCCGAATGGCGCCTGCTGCCCGGCGTGGCCCGGCACGGCTTCACTCATCTGGAGCTGGAGATGCGGCTGCTGACCGCCCTCCTGCCGGACGGCGCGGCGGTCCCGGAGGGCTTCTTCTGGCTCGGCGAGGCCGAGGCGAGGGGTGCCCTGCCCACCGCCATGGGCCGGCTGCTGGCCCTGGCCATCCCGGATGGGATGACCCCCATGGCACAGGTCGCGGCACCGGCCGGCACCGGCCTGCTTGCGGGCGAGGCCCCGGCCATGGCACCCAGGGCCACCCCGGCCCGGGGGCGCCCACGCGGCGCCCCCGGTTCCGGGCCTCCGAAACGCCGGACGAAACCATGAACGCTCTTCTGACTCAGGCCCGGTCGCGCGGCGGCCTTCTCTCCTTCGCCCGCTTCCTGGGCCTTGCCCTGATCGGCTCGGGCATCCTGGCCGCCTCGGCGCAGGTCACCGTGCCGATGTGGCCGGTGCCGGCGACGCTGCAATCCCTCGCGGTGCTGCTGCTCGGCGCCCTCGGCGGCTCCCGCCTCGGCGCCGCCAGCGTCGCGCTCTACCTGGCCGAGGGCGCGATGGGCCTGCCGGTCTTCGCCGGCGGCGCCACCGGCCTCACCGCCTTCGCCGGGCCGACCGCCGGCTACCTGCTGGGCTTCCTGCCCGCCGCCTGGATCGCCGGGCAGGCCTCCGGCTCCTGGCTGCGCGGCGCCCTGGTGCTGACCGTGGCGCATCTCGCGCTCTTCGTGCCGGGCGTCGCCTGGCTGGCCGGTTTCGCCGGCTGGGAGAAGGCGCTGATGGCCGGCTTCGTGCTGTTCATCCCCGGCACGCTGGTGAAGACCGGCCTCGCCTTCGCGGCGCTGCGCCTCGCCCGCCGCTGAGCCTTCGCGGCCGAAAGGGCGCCGGGCAGGGAGATGTTGCCCGGCGCCCCATACGGACCGGATGTGGGCCCGTCCACATCCGGCCGGGCCGCGTTCCCGGGGAGGGGCGCGCGGCCTGCCGCCCCGGGGGGCGGAGTTCTTCCCCCCGGGGCGATCCTGCTTCGCCGGCATGGCCGCTGGGGCGGCCACCCGGCGCGTCATCCCGGGGGCCCTCAGCCCGGCAGGCGCTCCCGCACCAGTGCCATCAGCCCGCCCACATCCGGGACCTGCGCCGCCGCCTCGGGCGGGATCTCGATGCCGAAGGCGTCCTCCAGGTCCATCAGCAGATTCACATGCGCGACCGAATCCCAGCCGGGCACGTCGGCGGCGGTCAGCCCCTCGTGGAAGGCGCCGCGGAAGCCCGGGAAGGCCTGACGCAGCACCGTCTCGAAACGCGCGGCCAACCCGGCCTCCACGGTTTCCGCCATCACCGAGCCCCTTTCATGGCGCCGCCTGTCCGCCGGCCTGCAGGAAGGCCGCACGGTTGAGAGCGCGGCTGATCTTGCCGCTGGTGGTCTTGCGCAGGGTGCCGGGAGGCAGGCGGCCGACATGCACCGGATTGACGGCGAAGCGTTCGGCCAGCAGGGCACGCACCGCGCGTTCGGTGGCCTGGATCGCGGCCCCGTCCTCCGGCTCGCCTTCCGCCGCCTCGTAGAGCACCACGATCTGGTCGCTGCCGACGCGCTCGTCGGGAATGGAGAAGACCACCGCGCGGCCCGGCTTGATGGCCGGCACGGCGGCCAGCGCCGCCTCCAGGTCCGGCGCCACCAGGTTGCGGCCGCGATAGATCAGCACATCGTCCAGCCGCCCCAGCACATAGAGCTCTCCGTCATGGAGGAAGCCGAGGTCGCGCGTGCGCAGCCAGCCATCGACGAAGCGCTCCCCGCTCAGCGCCGGCTCGCCGAGATAGCCGTCGAAGAGGCAATCGGAGCGGAGCAGGATCTCACCCAGATCGCCGCCGGGATCCCCGGCCGGGAGGAAGCGCAGCATGCAGCCCTCGATCGGCCTGCCGCTGGACACCAGTTCCACCGCGTCCGGCATGCCGGGCAGGACGGGCACGACATGCCCCGCATCGAGCGCCGCGCGGTCCAGCAGCAGGCGCGCCGGGCCGGCGGGGTGGGACACCCCATGCTCCCGTGGCGGGCGCAGCAGGCTCTGCGTCACGGCGAAGACGTTCTCGGCCAGGGCGTAGCAGGTGTGCAGCGCCTCCGGCGCCAGGCCATGCGCGGCGAAGGCATCGAGGAACCGGTCCATCGAGGCCGCGCGGCAGACCTCCGAGCAGTTGATCACCGCGCGCAGGCCCGACAGGTCCAGCGCCGCGCCGCGCAGCCGCCGCGCCGCGCCTGCCAGATGGTCGAAGGCGAAGTTCGGCAGCCAGAGCAGCGTGGCGCGTTCCGCCTCCGCGAGGCGCAGGACCGAAAGCGGGTCGGCCAGCCATTCCAAGGGATCGAGCGCCAGCACCGGCATGGCCGCGACGAAGGGCAGCACGGTGCAGGCGATCAGCCCCATGTCGTGATAGAGCGGCAGCCAGCTCACCACCTTGTCGCCCGGCTGCAGATCCAGCGCCGCGCCATAGGCATCGGCCTGCCGCACCAGCGCGTCATAGCCGAGCATCACGCCCTTCTTGAGCCCGGTCGTGCCGGAGGAATGCTGCAGCAGCGCCAGGTCGCCCGCCACCGGCTCCGGCACGGGCCGCCGCGCCGTGGGATCATCCAGCGCCGAGAGCGCGCCGAAATCCAGCGCCGGCACGCCGGTCTCGCCCAGCGCCCCGATCGCCTCGCCGAGGCCGCAGACCAGCCCCGGCCGGATGCGCGCCACCAGCGCGCGATGCGCCTCGCGCCAATGGGCGGTGTCCTGCTTCGCGGTGGGCGGCGGCATCACCGAAGGCACGGCGCCCAGGAACTGCGCCGCGAAGAAGCTGGCGAACAGGTCGGCACGCGTGTCGGAGAAGATCAGCACCACCTGCCCCGGCCGCAGCCCGGCGCGGCGCAGCGCCACCATCCGCGCGGCGATGCGCCGGCCCAGCTCGGCGGCGCTCAGGGCCTCCGTCCCGGAAGCTCGGTGGAGCAGCAGCGCCGTTTCCTCCGGACTTTCGTCCAGCGCCAGCAGGAAGCCGGCGAAGTAGCGGGCCCGCGGCGTGTCCGCCACCAGAGGCTGGCCGAGGGACATGGCCGGTTGCGCGCCCTTCATGTGAAATACGGCCGCCAGCGGATGTAATCCACGATGTAGTCGCGGAAGCTCAGCGCGCTGGCATTCACCAGCACCCGTTCCGCCGGATCGTGCCAGCGCAGGCCGAAATGCCGCGCCACCAGTGGGTTGACCGGGATCTGCGCGAAGTGCTGGCCGCGATAGCTCTCCGTCAGCCCCTGGATCTCGGCCTGGGCCTGTGCGGCGTCGATCTCCAGCAGCCCCGCCGAGGCTTCCAGCATCTGCCGCAGGATCTCCCGCAGCAAAGGGGCGGCGATGTGCATGTAGTCGTGGAACAGGCGCTCCTCGCGGAAGCGTCCGGCGACGAAGGGCGCCAGGGCGATGTCGCTGTCCTTGTCCCGCGCCTCCGCGCGCGCCAGGTCGAAGCCGAGGCGGCGGTCGAGGCGCGGCAGCTCCGTGGCGCAACGCTCCAGATACAGGTCGAAGAGCGCATCGTCCGGCAGCGCGATCGCCTCGCCGTCCACGGACAGCATCATGGCGATGCGGTCGCCCAGGCGGTAGCGCTCGCCTTCCGGATAGGCCCCATCCTCCGGCCCGCCCTTGCGCGGGTCCAGCGCCTCGAAGGGCCAGAGCGCGGTGATGTTCTGCGGCGGGAAGCGCAGCACCGGCGTGCCCTCCGGCATGCGCCCGCGCAGCGCGGCGCGCTCCTCGACGAAGGCGTTGTCGAAGACCTGCTCCCACAGCAGCGCCGGAGCGTCGCGGAAATCGGGATAGCTGTCCCATCCCGCCTCCGCCCGGTCGAGCGTGTGGTAGCCGACATGGATCACGTCGAAGCGTTCGGCGAGGCTGGGGATGCGCCCCAGCACCTCCGCCATCTCCTGCCCCTGGCAGTTCGCCCCGATCACCAGGCGCGCGCGGGCCTCGCTCATCCTGCCCTCCCCTTCGCCCGCCTCAGCGTGCCCATGGCTGCCACCGGATGTAGCGGAGCATGTATTCCCGGAAGGTCCAGCGGTTGCCGAACCAGGCGAAGCGCGTGTCGCCATCGCACCAGTCGAGGCCGAGGCGCCGCGCCACCTCGGGATGCAGCGGCGTCTGATGCGTGCAGGACAGGCCGAGCCAGCCGCGGCTCGCCTGCCGGTATTCCTCCAGCGCCGCCTCGCGCGCCGATGCGTCCAGCAGCGAGGTCCGGCGCAGCAGCGCCTCGGTCACGAAATGGAAGGGCGCGCCGGCCGGATCGTTCGGCGTGTTGAACAGTGGCGCGCGGCGCATCATCGCCCGCATCTCCGCCGCGACGCGGATCTCGCAGTCCGTCTCGGCCTGTTCCCAGGCGGAGAAGCCGGAGGCCGCCCAGTCGCCGGCGATGTCCAGCGCCTCACAGGAGACGGCGAGGTAGCGGCGGTACAGATCGCCATCCGTCAGCCCCGGCGCCTCCGCCGCGAGGCCGGCGGCGATCCGGTCGGTGTAGAGCGCGCCGCCATAGCGCCCGCCGGGCCAGAGCCGTTCCGGCCGGTTGCGCGGATCGGGTGCCAGCAGCGGCCAGTGCAGATGCCCCCGCAGCACCGGGAAGCGAAGCCGTTCGGCCAGCCTGCCCGCCTCCCCGGCCCCCTGCCCGGAAGCCTGGGACCAGAGGGCCACCGGCCCCTCCTCCCCTGCCTCGGCCAGGATGGAGGCGAGATCATCCCCCTCCCCGACATGGCGCAGGGCCAGCCGCCCCGAAAGGCTCCGCAGGCGGCCGAGGTTGCGGGCGATCTGCCGCGCCTGGTGGTTGCCGGCGATGAGCAGGGTGATGGCGGCGTGCGTGCCCTCCGCCGGGCCGAGGGCGGCGACGCCCGGCACTGGGGAAAGGCGCAGCGTCTGCCAGGCGAAGGCCAGCCGGCGCGTATCGCCCGAGGGCGGCTGCCCGGGCCGCGAGGGCGGGCGGGATGCGTCGGGCTGCTCGAAGACGAGGTCGTTGGCGGCATCCGCCCGCAGCAGTTCGGACGGCAGGTCCAGCGTGAAGCTGCCGGTGGCCTGCGCGACGATCTCGGGCAGGACCGTACCGTTCAGGACCGGCCGCAGCCGCTGCACGCGGTGGCCGCTCTCGTGGTTCAGCGCGGGAAAGCCCCGTGCCTCCAGCCGCAGCGGCACGCCAGGGCGCAGGGGGAGGAGTTCCGGGGGGAGTTCCAGGCGGCAGCGATCGTCCATGCTCCAGACGATCTCGGGTTCCTGATGCGACCAGCCTTCCCGGCGGAACAGGTGGCTGTTCCCATCCGCCCCGAAATAGATCAGCAGCACCTGCGCCGCCATGCACCAACCCCCGGTGAACCGTTAACAATATCTACCAGGGGTTGCGTTACCGCAAGAAATTGCACTGCAACAGGGTGCCTTGCCGGCCGGCGCCCGTTTTTGTTCAGAAGGTGTCGTGAATGCCCGCCCAGCGGTTGGCCGGCCCGGAATGGAGCAGGCCGCGAAAGGGGAGCAGGGCCGGACGGAGGCCGGGGCGGCCCTCAGACCTGCCCGGCGAGTTCGGCGCGGAACTCGTCCAGCAGGCGCAGCGAGCCATCGCGGCGCTCCACATGCCAGAAGAGCCAGCCGTTGCAGGTCGGCGCCTCCTGCACCTCGGCACCGACCTTGTGGATGGAGCCCAGCGACTTGCCGCAGCGGAGCGTGCCATCCGCCCCGACCTCGGCCCGCCAGCGGCGGTGACGGTCCACGAGGCGCGAGCCCGGCGGCACGAGGCCACGCTCCACCAGCGTGCCGAAGGGGATGCGCGGCTGCTCGCGCCGGGCCGGCAAGCTCAGCGCCAGGCTTTCCGGCAGCGGCTCCACCGCCTCGATGCGCGCCCGCGCCGCCTCGGCATAGGCTTCGTCGCGCTCGATGCCGATGAAGCGGCGGCCGAGGCGCCGCGCCACCGCCGCCGTGGTGCCACTGCCCATGAAGGGATCGAGCACCACCTCGCCCGGCGCGGTGCAGCTCAGGATCACCCGGTGCAGCAGCGCCTCCGGCTTCTGCGTCGGGTGCAGTTTCTTGCCCTTCTCGTCGCGCAGGCGCTCATTGCCCGTGCAGAGCGGGATCAGCCAGTCCGAGCGCATCTGCACGTCGTCGTTCAGCGCCTTCATGGCGGCGTAGTTGAACTTGTAGCGGCTTTCCGGCCCGCGCGAGGCCCAGATCAGCGTCTCATGCGCATTGGTGAAGCGGCGGCCGCGGAAGTTCGGCATCGGGTTCGACTTGCGCCACACCACGTCGTTCAGGATCCAGTAGCCGAGATCCTGCAAGGCCGTGCCGAGGCGGAAGACGTTGTGATAGGCGCCGATCACCCAGATCGTGCCGTCCTTGCGCAGCACGCGGCGGCATTCGGTCAGCCAGGCGCGGGTGAAGGAGTCATAGGCCGGGAAGCCGTCGAACCGGTCCCAGGCGTCGTCCACCCCATCCACCAGCCCGCCCTCGGGGCGCACGAGATCGCCCTTGAGCTGCAGGTTGTACGGAGGGTCCGCGAAGATCGCATGCACCGAGGCCGGCGGCAGTTGACGCAGCATGTCGAGGCAGTCGCCGACCATGACCTGGTCGAGCGGAAGGTCCAGCCCGGTGCCCACAGCAATCCCCCTCTGTCGAGTCGGCAAAGTGCTGAAGCCGAGTCGCCCCGTCAAGCGAGGGCGACTCACACGGCAACTCGCGTCAGCCGCGAACCTCGTGCGACGCCGTTGTCAACGGGATCAAAGGCCGAACAGGGCCCTGGCGATGTCATGGCCTTCCGGATCGGTGGCGGCGCCACGCGGCGGCATCTCCCGATTCTGCGCGGCGGTACCAGTAGCCAGCATTGCCGAGATCGCCCTCGATCCGGTGCAGCCAGGCATGGACCCAGGCGGCCTCGCGCCCCGGCTCGTCCTGCACCAGCGCATGCGCGGCCTCCCACTCCCCGCGCAGCCCGTGCCACACCGCCCGCAACGCCGGCGACACGCCCTCCGGCGCCGCATCCGCCGCCAGCATCTCCTCCATCGTCATGCCTCCGCTCCTGCTGCCGCTGCGTGATCGGGCCGGGGCCAGAGGGGCGGAGCCCCTCTGGCCCCGGCCCGATCACGCAGCCGGCTCCAGCAGCAGGAGGGCCTGATCGACGGGGGCGAAGCCACGGCGGTGCTGGGGGCAAGGGCCGAGGCGGGCCAGGGCTTCGCGGTGGGTGGGGGTGGGGTAGCCTGCGTGCCGGGCGAAGCCGTAGCCGGGGTGGCGGGCGTCGAAGCGCACCATGGCGCGGTCGCGCAGCACCTTCGCCACGATCGAGGCGGCGGCGATGGAGAAGGAGAGGCCGTCCCCGCCGATCACGCAGCGCGTGGCGCAGGGCAAGGCGTGGGGCGCGCGGGGCGCCATGTTGCCGTCGATCAGCGCGAGGTCGGGCACGGGGCCCAGGCGGCGCACGGCACGCAGCATGGCGAGATGGGTGGCGCGCAGGATGTTGAGCGCGCCGATCTCCGCCGCCGTGGCGGCGCCCCAGCCAACCCGGGCCCGGCCGGCGCGCGCGGCCTCGCGCAGCGCGGCGAAGGCGGCCTCGCGCCGCGCGGCGTTGAGCTTCTTGCTGTCGTCGAGGAGGCGCGCGAGGGCCGGCGGCGGCTCTGCCGTGAAGATCACCGCACCGGCCAGGACGGGCCCCGCCAGCGGGCCGCGCCCGGCCTCGTCCACGCCGGCGACACGTCCGCCGGCGGCCAGTTCCAGGCTGTAGTCGGGCATCAGATCGAACGCGTCTCCCAGACATCCTGCGCATGCAGCAGGCCCGGCGCGCCATCCCGCAGGAAACGCGCCGCCGCCGCATCGCCCAGCAGGGTGGCACGCAGGAAGGCCGTGGCAAGCCCCGCTGTGCGGGTGTGATAGGTCGGGTCGCTCCAGCGCGCCCCGGCCCCGGGCTCGTCGGCGAAGGAGGCATGCACCGCGCCGTTCAGCACCGCCAGCGCGCCGGGATTGCGCGCCGCCTCGAAGGGCTCGCGCCGCTGCGCCGCGCGCACGCCCTCGATCCAGCCATCGTCGTTGCTGCCGGTGACATGCAGCATGGGCGCGACGAAGCCGGCATAGGCCAGGCGCGGGGGCAGGCCCTGCGCGGGGATGGGCGACAGCGCGATGCCCGCCTTCAGCCGCGGATCGGGCAGGTCCAGCCCCCGGTCGCCACCCGGCAGGCGCTGGCCCAGCATGGCCTGCACCGTCCAGGCGCCGAAGGAATGCCCGGCGATGGCGAGGCGGCGCGGATCGGCCTGAGGTGGCAGGCTGTCGAGCGCGAAGCGGACATCGCGCAGCCGGTCCAGCGCCACGTTCACGTCGGAGGCCGCCGCCGCCAGGGCCATGCGGTCCCCGCCATGGCGCCAGAGGCTGTCATCGCTGCCCGGATGCTGCAGGTGGATGGCCAGGAAGCCCGCCCGCGCCAGGGCGCTGCCCAGATAGGCGAGGCCATGCCGGGAGC
Protein-coding regions in this window:
- a CDS encoding WcbI family polysaccharide biosynthesis putative acetyltransferase, whose product is MSEARARLVIGANCQGQEMAEVLGRIPSLAERFDVIHVGYHTLDRAEAGWDSYPDFRDAPALLWEQVFDNAFVEERAALRGRMPEGTPVLRFPPQNITALWPFEALDPRKGGPEDGAYPEGERYRLGDRIAMMLSVDGEAIALPDDALFDLYLERCATELPRLDRRLGFDLARAEARDKDSDIALAPFVAGRFREERLFHDYMHIAAPLLREILRQMLEASAGLLEIDAAQAQAEIQGLTESYRGQHFAQIPVNPLVARHFGLRWHDPAERVLVNASALSFRDYIVDYIRWRPYFT
- a CDS encoding alpha/beta hydrolase family protein, which translates into the protein MESEARWRDPARDREIPVLLRIPAGQAPFPTVLLSHGLGGSRHGLAYLGSALARAGFLAIHLQHPGSDDSLWRHGGDRMALAAAASDVNVALDRLRDVRFALDSLPPQADPRRLAIAGHSFGAWTVQAMLGQRLPGGDRGLDLPDPRLKAGIALSPIPAQGLPPRLAYAGFVAPMLHVTGSNDDGWIEGVRAAQRREPFEAARNPGALAVLNGAVHASFADEPGAGARWSDPTYHTRTAGLATAFLRATLLGDAAAARFLRDGAPGLLHAQDVWETRSI
- a CDS encoding site-specific DNA-methyltransferase encodes the protein MGTGLDLPLDQVMVGDCLDMLRQLPPASVHAIFADPPYNLQLKGDLVRPEGGLVDGVDDAWDRFDGFPAYDSFTRAWLTECRRVLRKDGTIWVIGAYHNVFRLGTALQDLGYWILNDVVWRKSNPMPNFRGRRFTNAHETLIWASRGPESRYKFNYAAMKALNDDVQMRSDWLIPLCTGNERLRDEKGKKLHPTQKPEALLHRVILSCTAPGEVVLDPFMGSGTTAAVARRLGRRFIGIERDEAYAEAARARIEAVEPLPESLALSLPARREQPRIPFGTLVERGLVPPGSRLVDRHRRWRAEVGADGTLRCGKSLGSIHKVGAEVQEAPTCNGWLFWHVERRDGSLRLLDEFRAELAGQV
- a CDS encoding A/G-specific adenine glycosylase, translated to MHPPAPDILDWYDRHRRSLPWRGERDPYRIWLSEVMLQQTTVAAVGPRYARFLARFPDVEALAAAPWEAVAAEWAGLGYYARARNLHAAAQAVAARGGFPETESGLRALPGIGAYTSAAVAAIAFGRPTVPVDGNVERVVARLFDIRDPLPAARPRLAQLARAFMEQPAARARPGDFAQALFDLGATICTPRRPACALCPWRGHCAAQAAGVQDNLPVKAPKPVRGLRHGMHFLLRDGSGRLLLRHRPPQGLLGGMPEIPGTPWREGAAWSEAEALAHAPLPAEWRLLPGVARHGFTHLELEMRLLTALLPDGAAVPEGFFWLGEAEARGALPTAMGRLLALAIPDGMTPMAQVAAPAGTGLLAGEAPAMAPRATPARGRPRGAPGSGPPKRRTKP
- a CDS encoding DUF721 domain-containing protein, with protein sequence MPQRGAGPAARPFAPRRPEAGLRPLGIVLPPITRPVFRRRSPAGASLISDWAAIVGPQLAAVTQPLRLTRGTLTIACSGPMAMELQHLGPQLMARINTSLGSIAVEALRFVQQAPAGRAARPAAPRDPATLPGDLAERLAGVQDPDLRAALERMAQGVYRKR
- a CDS encoding acyl carrier protein, translated to MAETVEAGLAARFETVLRQAFPGFRGAFHEGLTAADVPGWDSVAHVNLLMDLEDAFGIEIPPEAAAQVPDVGGLMALVRERLPG
- a CDS encoding ribonuclease HII, which codes for MPDYSLELAAGGRVAGVDEAGRGPLAGPVLAGAVIFTAEPPPALARLLDDSKKLNAARREAAFAALREAARAGRARVGWGAATAAEIGALNILRATHLAMLRAVRRLGPVPDLALIDGNMAPRAPHALPCATRCVIGGDGLSFSIAAASIVAKVLRDRAMVRFDARHPGYGFARHAGYPTPTHREALARLGPCPQHRRGFAPVDQALLLLEPAA
- a CDS encoding biotin transporter BioY, encoding MNALLTQARSRGGLLSFARFLGLALIGSGILAASAQVTVPMWPVPATLQSLAVLLLGALGGSRLGAASVALYLAEGAMGLPVFAGGATGLTAFAGPTAGYLLGFLPAAWIAGQASGSWLRGALVLTVAHLALFVPGVAWLAGFAGWEKALMAGFVLFIPGTLVKTGLAFAALRLARR
- a CDS encoding DsbA family protein, with product MTISRRGMLAATALGAPALLALRPAQAQTSAQTPTQTPAAPAPAAPDPRMAERGAGKPDAPVTVLEYFSLTCPHCARFHNEVWPKVKSGLVEPGKARMVWRDFPLDQLALAAACAARALPVDRYEGFVSALFANQDRWAFARGIDNLGEVAKIAALAGMSRADFDAAVNDRNLQRAIMEMRQQGENEFNVNSTPTFVFNGKSVPGEIPFERFAELVKQATPG
- a CDS encoding AMP-binding protein, with product MLLHRASGTEALSAAELGRRIAARMVALRRAGLRPGQVVLIFSDTRADLFASFFAAQFLGAVPSVMPPPTAKQDTAHWREAHRALVARIRPGLVCGLGEAIGALGETGVPALDFGALSALDDPTARRPVPEPVAGDLALLQHSSGTTGLKKGVMLGYDALVRQADAYGAALDLQPGDKVVSWLPLYHDMGLIACTVLPFVAAMPVLALDPLEWLADPLSVLRLAEAERATLLWLPNFAFDHLAGAARRLRGAALDLSGLRAVINCSEVCRAASMDRFLDAFAAHGLAPEALHTCYALAENVFAVTQSLLRPPREHGVSHPAGPARLLLDRAALDAGHVVPVLPGMPDAVELVSSGRPIEGCMLRFLPAGDPGGDLGEILLRSDCLFDGYLGEPALSGERFVDGWLRTRDLGFLHDGELYVLGRLDDVLIYRGRNLVAPDLEAALAAVPAIKPGRAVVFSIPDERVGSDQIVVLYEAAEGEPEDGAAIQATERAVRALLAERFAVNPVHVGRLPPGTLRKTTSGKISRALNRAAFLQAGGQAAP